A portion of the Edaphobacter lichenicola genome contains these proteins:
- a CDS encoding VWA domain-containing protein, which yields MMTIAPHHQARLLLLALCLSIPVFPCAHAQDAPSSQNPPQKPTTAPTDEPGPQTDSGDIVLKKKKEADEPPPPPVAPEAPKVKNPNNDTYSLRIDVPIVNIDANVILDKTHQFVPGLKANNFLILEDGVPQTVTSVRTTQTPITAVMLLEFAANSYYLINDMRNASYSFFRTLRKDDYVAVVTYDLRTHILTDFTNNKELIAQSLQSLVIPGFSDTNLFDALYETLDRTSRIEGRKYIILIGSGRDTFSKLTLDKMLAKVKAAENVTIFTISTGAMLNEMSGGGGPRQLDYLQAQNQLRTFASMTGGLSFAPIFQGELPDIFGTINDSIRNEYVLTYRPTNTKNDGSYRKVKVLLVDNEGHPLRMQDEKGKPQKYSVIARDGYNAKLPVE from the coding sequence ATGATGACCATCGCCCCTCACCATCAGGCCCGTTTGCTTCTTCTAGCCCTCTGCCTCTCCATCCCCGTCTTCCCATGCGCCCACGCGCAGGACGCCCCCTCCAGCCAGAACCCGCCGCAAAAGCCCACCACCGCGCCCACCGACGAGCCCGGCCCCCAGACCGACAGCGGCGACATCGTCCTCAAAAAGAAAAAGGAGGCCGACGAGCCTCCGCCGCCGCCCGTGGCTCCCGAAGCCCCCAAGGTCAAAAACCCAAACAACGACACCTACTCTCTCCGCATCGACGTCCCCATCGTCAACATCGACGCCAACGTCATCCTCGACAAGACGCACCAGTTCGTCCCCGGCCTCAAGGCCAACAACTTCCTTATCCTCGAAGACGGCGTGCCCCAGACCGTTACCAGCGTCCGCACCACCCAGACGCCTATCACCGCCGTCATGCTGCTTGAGTTCGCCGCCAACAGCTACTACCTCATCAACGACATGCGCAACGCCTCCTACAGCTTCTTCCGTACGCTGCGCAAAGACGACTACGTCGCCGTCGTCACCTACGACCTCCGCACCCACATCCTTACCGACTTCACCAACAACAAGGAACTCATCGCCCAGTCGCTTCAGTCCCTGGTCATCCCCGGCTTCTCCGACACCAACCTCTTCGACGCCCTTTACGAGACGCTCGACCGCACCAGCCGCATCGAGGGCCGCAAGTACATCATCCTCATCGGCTCCGGCCGCGACACCTTCTCCAAACTCACCCTCGACAAGATGCTCGCCAAGGTCAAAGCCGCAGAAAACGTCACTATCTTTACCATCAGCACCGGAGCCATGCTCAACGAGATGAGCGGCGGCGGTGGCCCTCGCCAGCTCGACTACCTGCAGGCTCAGAACCAGCTCAGGACCTTTGCCTCGATGACCGGTGGCCTCAGCTTCGCTCCCATCTTCCAGGGCGAGCTCCCCGACATCTTCGGCACGATCAACGACTCCATCCGCAACGAGTACGTCCTCACCTACCGCCCCACCAACACCAAAAACGATGGCAGCTATCGTAAGGTCAAAGTTCTTCTGGTCGACAACGAAGGCCACCCATTACGTATGCAGGACGAGAAGGGCAAGCCCCAGAAGTACTCCGTCATCGCCCGCGACGGCTATAACGCCAAGCTCCCCGTCGAGTAG
- a CDS encoding tautomerase family protein: protein MPFARIDLLKGKTSEYRAILADVVYRGIVDVLKAPDGDRFIVVGEHSPDNLIYDPHFLGWERSSDFILIQVTSTVGNDKESKLAFYRYIADELKRKLSVRPDDVMINMVFVDRSDWSFGNGDPWT, encoded by the coding sequence ATGCCGTTCGCTCGTATCGACCTGCTTAAAGGGAAGACTTCTGAATATCGGGCTATTTTGGCCGATGTCGTGTACCGAGGGATTGTCGATGTCTTGAAGGCTCCGGATGGGGATCGCTTCATCGTTGTCGGCGAACATTCACCCGATAATCTGATCTACGATCCCCACTTTCTCGGTTGGGAGCGATCGTCTGACTTCATCTTGATCCAGGTGACCAGCACCGTTGGAAACGATAAAGAGTCTAAGCTTGCCTTCTACCGATACATAGCCGACGAGCTGAAGAGAAAGCTATCGGTTCGCCCCGACGACGTCATGATCAACATGGTCTTTGTCGACCGTTCGGATTGGTCGTTCGGCAACGGCGACCCATGGACTTAG
- a CDS encoding YybH family protein produces MNRRDLLTTACRAAPCMLLTTASQSTTSAQQYFGSPEQRESLKQTGDAIRSAFGRGDVPGILAYHHPEVIKALSYQKYLNGIDALRQELQGTLEAVKLEFIENQVENTLFQGETAVEESLFAIKITPKAGGASSIFKGRSMVVYVRYPPSPTGWASIREIVQPAT; encoded by the coding sequence ATGAACCGGAGAGATCTGCTCACGACGGCCTGTCGTGCCGCGCCCTGCATGCTGCTGACGACCGCCAGCCAATCGACAACCTCCGCCCAGCAGTACTTCGGTTCTCCCGAGCAAAGAGAATCACTCAAACAAACCGGCGACGCCATCCGATCTGCATTCGGACGTGGCGATGTCCCCGGCATCCTGGCATACCACCACCCCGAAGTGATCAAAGCTCTCAGCTACCAGAAGTACTTGAACGGTATCGACGCTCTCCGGCAGGAGCTGCAAGGAACGCTCGAAGCCGTCAAATTGGAGTTCATCGAAAACCAGGTCGAAAACACCTTGTTCCAGGGTGAAACGGCGGTGGAGGAGAGCCTCTTCGCCATAAAGATCACCCCCAAAGCAGGCGGTGCCTCCTCGATCTTCAAAGGCCGCTCCATGGTGGTTTACGTTCGCTATCCTCCCAGTCCGACGGGCTGGGCTTCGATCCGGGAGATCGTGCAACCTGCCACGTAA
- a CDS encoding FtsX-like permease family protein, with protein MRFEFFIAARYLRAKRRQAVVGVITAISVIGVAAGVASLIIALAITNGMRRDLQERLVGSTSHVDLMRVAGDGIRDWRPLLARLREVPHVTAAAPGLYGQVLISKGARSGGALVKGVIPADEKTVGDLLQSVTQGSAAALEPVSGESAGQQVGGTAMQAIPPIVIGQDMAETLGAKVGDGVLVTSPQGELTPLGLVPRYQRFQVAGIFKSGFYQYDSSYAFLRLVDAQRLFSEPDLISVVSFKVDDLYHADRVGRTIEDAAGKGFQTTNWMEQNRELFRALKLEQVVTFIVLALIVCVAALNILIALTMMVMEKTRDIAVLMSFGVRNDQVRRIFLLQGLLISVIGTVLGLVVGYGLSWLGGHYRFIRLDAAVYSIDYLPFAPRVLDAVIVAAVSLGVSLIATIYPSGSAAKVLPAEALRYE; from the coding sequence ATGCGATTTGAATTTTTTATTGCGGCGCGATATCTGCGGGCGAAGCGGCGGCAGGCTGTGGTTGGGGTGATCACGGCTATCTCGGTGATCGGAGTCGCTGCGGGCGTGGCGTCACTGATCATCGCGTTGGCAATTACGAATGGAATGCGCAGGGATCTGCAGGAGCGGCTGGTGGGATCAACGTCGCATGTGGATCTGATGCGGGTGGCCGGGGACGGAATACGCGACTGGCGGCCGCTGCTGGCACGGTTGCGAGAGGTGCCACACGTGACGGCGGCCGCTCCAGGACTTTATGGGCAAGTGTTGATCTCGAAGGGGGCGCGCAGTGGCGGCGCGCTGGTGAAGGGAGTCATTCCGGCGGACGAAAAGACCGTCGGCGACCTGCTGCAGAGCGTGACACAAGGATCGGCTGCGGCGTTGGAACCAGTGAGCGGCGAGTCCGCTGGACAGCAGGTGGGTGGAACGGCCATGCAGGCGATTCCGCCGATTGTGATCGGACAAGATATGGCCGAGACCCTGGGAGCAAAGGTTGGAGATGGTGTGCTGGTGACGAGTCCGCAGGGAGAGTTAACCCCGCTGGGATTGGTGCCGAGGTATCAGCGATTTCAAGTCGCGGGAATCTTCAAATCGGGGTTCTATCAGTACGACTCGAGCTACGCGTTTCTCCGCCTGGTCGACGCTCAAAGACTGTTCAGTGAGCCGGATCTAATTTCGGTGGTCAGCTTCAAGGTGGATGATCTGTACCACGCCGATCGCGTAGGGCGGACGATTGAAGATGCTGCGGGCAAGGGGTTTCAGACGACGAACTGGATGGAACAAAATCGCGAGCTGTTTCGGGCGTTGAAGCTGGAGCAGGTCGTGACGTTTATCGTGCTTGCGTTGATTGTTTGCGTCGCGGCGCTGAATATTTTGATCGCACTGACCATGATGGTGATGGAGAAGACGCGGGACATCGCCGTGTTGATGAGCTTTGGCGTAAGGAACGATCAGGTACGCAGGATCTTCTTGCTGCAGGGTTTGCTGATCAGCGTGATCGGAACGGTTCTTGGATTGGTTGTGGGATATGGGTTGAGCTGGCTAGGCGGGCATTATCGTTTTATCCGGCTCGATGCTGCGGTCTATTCGATCGACTATCTACCGTTTGCGCCGAGGGTGTTGGATGCCGTGATTGTGGCAGCGGTTAGCTTGGGCGTGAGTTTGATCGCTACAATTTATCCCAGTGGATCAGCGGCAAAGGTGCTGCCGGCGGAGGCGTTGCGATATGAGTAA
- a CDS encoding SpoIVB peptidase S55 domain-containing protein translates to MISAAKTRWWMFGLALGGMVSGSMLVGGARAQTPSVGVVAAAAGGWSPVPMPAAAPAVTKFFPLSEVKRGMRGVAYTVFEGVNPEPMQVEILGVLKEALGPGQDMILARLHGDKPEYTGVVAGMSGSPVYIEGRLVGALSYRIGQFSKEPIAGITPIESMLQVRDDDGAMGMKLARVSSEVEGQPEMRAMETPLVFGGFSEETVERFGDRFRAMGLTPVVGLGGADSAAVQPEPLVPGSAVSAVLVRGDLSMAGTCTVTYLDPKRLLACGHPITQYGPVDMPMTKAMVLATLASPLNAFKIINTTETVGAFTEDRASAIMGRFGVEARMIPVVVEVVPPPNMDKAAPSQTKTFHFEVLDNRQLTPSAMLVSVYQSLQTNNTAAEELSYRLTGEIDVKGLPPVRMQGLMAQNELNPATINAALLVNDRFSKVYGNALEQPVVTGLRLKVEAIPSRMTAVLESARLGRIEAHPGDEIEVEATLHPYQAEARLVRLKVKLPAELSAGPMRVVVSDGGTVDRLTTRTGADRSVGLADAVAAMNRMHANDRVYVTLLDHAAQAVLDGEALPGVPLSMANVLEPLKEAQKMQLTGESVVEAGSVDAGYAVTGYQVLNLMVK, encoded by the coding sequence GTGATTTCGGCGGCAAAGACTCGATGGTGGATGTTCGGTCTGGCATTGGGCGGGATGGTTTCGGGTTCAATGCTGGTGGGTGGGGCTCGGGCACAAACGCCGAGCGTTGGAGTGGTGGCTGCAGCAGCAGGGGGATGGTCTCCGGTGCCGATGCCTGCGGCTGCTCCCGCGGTGACGAAGTTCTTTCCTCTGTCTGAGGTGAAGCGTGGAATGCGCGGAGTCGCGTACACGGTCTTTGAAGGGGTGAACCCGGAGCCGATGCAGGTGGAGATTCTTGGCGTGTTGAAGGAGGCGCTGGGGCCAGGGCAAGACATGATTCTGGCACGGCTGCACGGCGACAAGCCGGAGTACACGGGCGTGGTCGCAGGCATGAGCGGCAGTCCGGTGTACATCGAAGGACGATTGGTGGGTGCGCTGAGCTATCGCATCGGGCAGTTCAGTAAAGAGCCGATTGCGGGGATTACACCGATCGAGTCGATGTTGCAGGTTCGCGATGATGACGGCGCAATGGGGATGAAGCTGGCGCGCGTTAGTTCTGAGGTTGAAGGCCAGCCAGAGATGCGGGCGATGGAGACTCCCCTGGTCTTTGGCGGATTTAGCGAGGAGACAGTAGAGCGGTTTGGGGATCGATTCCGAGCGATGGGACTGACGCCGGTGGTTGGGCTGGGTGGTGCGGATTCGGCAGCGGTGCAGCCGGAGCCTTTGGTGCCTGGTAGCGCTGTAAGTGCGGTGCTGGTGCGGGGAGATCTTTCAATGGCGGGTACCTGCACGGTGACCTACCTTGACCCGAAGCGGCTGCTGGCATGCGGGCACCCGATTACGCAGTACGGCCCGGTGGATATGCCGATGACGAAGGCGATGGTGCTGGCTACGCTGGCGTCACCGCTGAATGCGTTCAAGATCATCAACACGACGGAGACGGTGGGTGCGTTCACCGAAGATCGTGCGTCGGCGATTATGGGCCGGTTCGGGGTCGAGGCGCGGATGATTCCTGTTGTGGTGGAGGTGGTGCCGCCGCCGAATATGGATAAGGCAGCGCCGTCGCAGACGAAGACGTTTCACTTTGAGGTGCTGGATAACCGGCAACTGACGCCGTCGGCGATGCTGGTGTCGGTGTATCAGAGCCTGCAGACGAACAACACTGCAGCGGAAGAGTTGAGCTATCGCCTGACGGGAGAGATCGACGTAAAGGGCCTGCCACCGGTGCGGATGCAGGGGTTGATGGCGCAGAACGAGCTGAACCCGGCGACGATCAATGCGGCGCTGCTGGTGAATGACCGCTTCAGCAAGGTGTATGGAAATGCGCTGGAGCAGCCGGTGGTGACGGGATTGCGATTGAAGGTTGAGGCTATTCCATCGCGTATGACGGCGGTACTTGAGTCGGCGCGACTGGGCCGGATTGAGGCGCACCCGGGTGACGAGATTGAAGTAGAAGCGACGCTGCACCCTTACCAGGCAGAGGCGAGACTGGTTCGTTTGAAGGTGAAGCTGCCTGCGGAGTTGAGTGCGGGACCGATGCGGGTGGTGGTGAGCGATGGCGGGACGGTGGATCGTCTGACGACACGAACGGGAGCGGACCGCTCGGTGGGACTGGCCGATGCGGTGGCTGCGATGAACCGTATGCATGCGAACGATCGTGTGTATGTGACGCTGCTGGATCATGCGGCGCAGGCGGTTTTGGACGGAGAGGCCTTGCCGGGAGTGCCGCTGTCGATGGCGAACGTGCTGGAGCCGTTGAAGGAGGCGCAGAAGATGCAACTAACGGGTGAGAGTGTGGTGGAGGCGGGATCGGTCGATGCAGGGTATGCCGTGACTGGATACCAAGTGTTAAATCTTATGGTGAAGTAG
- a CDS encoding NAD(P)-dependent alcohol dehydrogenase → MSEIHGLAVHAAGAHLLAYKYDPGELKAHEVEIKISHCGVCHSDVHLIDNDWGISKYPFIPGHEIVGTVVAVGSDVTDRTMGERVGVGWQADSCGICEWCRQGEENLCAKAQPTCVGRNGGFADRVRVNSRFAVPVPTALESENAAPLMCAGITVYSPLRNYDVRPSSRVGVIGIGGLGHLGIQFAKAFGAEVTAFSTSKDKEAEAKSLGAHNFVNTRDTGALKKVAGSFDLLLSTVSADQDWQAYVNALRPKGMLCLVGAAPAPVQVQAASLITHQKAISGSNTGSPHDLAEMLDVAARHGVKAITERFAMAKANDAVTKVKKNQVRYRAVLTN, encoded by the coding sequence ATGAGTGAAATACATGGTCTCGCTGTGCATGCGGCCGGCGCACACTTACTAGCTTACAAATACGATCCGGGTGAGTTGAAGGCCCATGAGGTAGAGATCAAGATCTCGCACTGTGGTGTCTGCCACAGCGACGTTCACCTGATCGATAACGATTGGGGGATCAGCAAATATCCTTTCATTCCAGGACACGAGATTGTGGGCACGGTTGTGGCGGTGGGCTCGGACGTGACCGATCGAACGATGGGAGAGCGTGTCGGTGTGGGCTGGCAGGCGGATAGCTGCGGCATCTGCGAATGGTGCCGACAGGGTGAGGAGAATCTCTGCGCGAAGGCACAGCCGACGTGTGTCGGGCGTAACGGTGGATTTGCGGATCGGGTTCGCGTGAATTCGCGGTTTGCGGTTCCAGTACCGACCGCACTTGAGAGTGAAAATGCCGCTCCGCTGATGTGCGCGGGAATAACGGTGTACTCCCCGCTGCGCAACTACGATGTGCGTCCTTCGTCGCGCGTTGGCGTGATCGGGATTGGTGGCCTGGGACACCTCGGGATCCAGTTTGCGAAGGCATTCGGCGCAGAGGTGACGGCGTTTTCGACCTCGAAGGATAAAGAGGCAGAGGCGAAGTCGCTGGGAGCGCACAACTTTGTGAACACGCGCGATACAGGTGCACTGAAGAAGGTGGCGGGGTCCTTCGATCTTCTGCTTTCGACGGTGAGTGCGGATCAGGACTGGCAGGCGTATGTGAATGCGCTGCGGCCGAAGGGGATGTTGTGCCTGGTAGGCGCGGCGCCTGCACCGGTACAGGTTCAGGCTGCTTCGCTCATCACGCACCAGAAGGCAATCTCGGGCAGCAACACTGGCAGCCCGCATGATCTGGCCGAGATGCTGGATGTTGCAGCGCGGCATGGCGTCAAGGCGATTACGGAGCGGTTTGCCATGGCGAAGGCAAACGATGCCGTGACGAAGGTGAAAAAGAACCAGGTGCGGTATCGGGCTGTTCTCACGAACTGA
- a CDS encoding carboxymuconolactone decarboxylase family protein, with protein sequence MSNPRLKYGQLAPEGLAKMTALEHYLNTGAALEASLLGFVRLKVSLMNGCEYCIHLHTAELKKLNETGERIAGVADWRGLDVYTKRERAALAWAEAVTNIQDGHAPDPIYDEVRAHFSDVETVNLTLVVSTINAWNRIAISLGAFPGHAGQDDSERSESSHGSGEAGGVGA encoded by the coding sequence ATGAGTAATCCGAGATTGAAGTATGGACAGTTGGCGCCTGAGGGTCTGGCGAAGATGACGGCGCTGGAACACTACCTGAATACAGGCGCGGCGCTTGAGGCTTCGCTGCTGGGCTTTGTAAGGCTAAAAGTTTCGTTGATGAATGGATGTGAGTATTGCATTCATCTGCATACAGCGGAGTTGAAGAAGCTGAACGAAACGGGCGAGCGGATCGCTGGCGTCGCCGACTGGCGTGGGCTGGACGTTTACACGAAGCGGGAGCGGGCTGCGCTTGCGTGGGCCGAGGCAGTGACGAACATTCAAGACGGGCATGCACCAGACCCAATCTATGACGAGGTGAGAGCGCACTTCAGCGACGTCGAAACCGTGAATCTGACGCTTGTGGTTTCGACGATCAATGCGTGGAACCGGATTGCGATCTCGTTGGGGGCGTTTCCCGGCCATGCGGGTCAGGATGATTCGGAGCGCAGTGAATCGAGCCATGGCTCAGGAGAAGCAGGCGGGGTGGGGGCTTGA
- a CDS encoding DUF5050 domain-containing protein, whose protein sequence is MIRRVLVTGLVAVAGLLPGLAGAQGTKLWSVERYDEMEKGSTDGVAIRSDGRLEAGPATSLLYESGKSYVWSMASDGAGDSYVGLGGTAAGSALVMKVTPDGKGGSQGSQIFAGKELAVQALRVAGDGSVLAATSPDGKVYRIPRGGGTATVVFDPSMTEEKPKYLWDLQVGKSGEIYVAAGAPAVVYRVPAGGGKAEVLFKTADQHIRSLLLAADGTLWAGSDGSGVVYRFATGTAGAKPFAVYAAARREITALAMDASGNVYAAGVGTKGHTTLPPLPVTGGVGVTITFVQPGSSTAAGSNSLVPDGSEIYKIAVDGSPQKLLTLKDDVVYALTVRNGSLFAATGNRGRVYRVDTKDAGRFTDVAHLEASQGMAFAVGKDGLLVATSNSGKVFRLGDGIAPTATYTSDVFDAQGFAQWGRAEVRASAPSGFELFVRSGNVESPLMGWSDWTRVGPDGSLTVPAGRFVQWKAVFREGGLVDTVALNYLQKNVAPVVDEVVVQPGARVATNTPPATNATVQIGFPPAAGASPVAVFTPDASATPLTAQRDKTAVTVRWMAHDDNGDDLIFAVWYRGVGEANWRLLKDKISEKFYSFDSALLPDGRYEAKVVASDVPDHTDAEALTGERTSEAFVVDTTPPMPGALTATLVTGSPPRIHATLEARDATSPITHAEYSVDAGPWQYLEPVGKVSDSLTERYDFTVEVPAATTPVADAKEHVLAVRVYDRYDNVVAVKAVVR, encoded by the coding sequence ATGATACGACGAGTGTTGGTGACAGGATTGGTGGCGGTCGCTGGACTGCTGCCCGGGTTGGCGGGTGCGCAGGGCACGAAGCTATGGAGTGTCGAGCGCTATGACGAGATGGAAAAGGGGTCGACCGACGGCGTTGCCATCCGAAGCGATGGGCGGCTGGAGGCGGGACCGGCCACTTCCCTGCTCTATGAGTCAGGCAAGAGCTATGTCTGGTCGATGGCGAGCGATGGTGCCGGAGATAGTTATGTAGGACTGGGTGGAACAGCTGCCGGGTCGGCGCTGGTGATGAAGGTGACGCCTGATGGGAAGGGCGGCTCACAGGGCTCACAGATCTTTGCGGGTAAGGAGCTCGCGGTGCAGGCACTGCGCGTGGCGGGAGATGGAAGCGTGTTGGCTGCGACGTCGCCGGATGGAAAGGTGTATCGGATTCCGCGGGGTGGTGGCACGGCTACGGTTGTATTCGATCCGTCGATGACGGAGGAGAAGCCGAAGTATCTTTGGGACCTACAGGTGGGTAAGTCGGGTGAGATTTATGTAGCGGCGGGAGCGCCGGCGGTGGTGTATCGCGTGCCTGCCGGTGGGGGCAAAGCGGAGGTATTGTTCAAGACGGCGGATCAGCATATTCGCAGTCTGCTGCTGGCTGCGGATGGAACGCTGTGGGCGGGATCGGATGGATCGGGCGTGGTCTATCGATTTGCGACGGGGACGGCCGGGGCGAAGCCATTTGCGGTGTATGCCGCGGCGCGACGTGAGATCACAGCATTGGCGATGGACGCGTCGGGCAATGTGTATGCAGCGGGTGTCGGGACCAAAGGACATACGACACTGCCGCCGTTGCCGGTGACGGGTGGCGTTGGAGTGACGATCACGTTTGTGCAGCCGGGGTCTTCGACGGCGGCTGGATCGAATTCTCTGGTGCCGGACGGATCGGAGATCTACAAGATCGCGGTAGATGGAAGTCCGCAAAAGCTGCTGACGCTGAAAGATGATGTGGTGTATGCGTTGACGGTGCGCAATGGGAGTCTGTTCGCGGCTACAGGAAATCGGGGGCGCGTGTATCGGGTGGATACGAAGGACGCCGGACGATTTACCGACGTCGCGCACCTGGAGGCATCGCAAGGGATGGCGTTTGCTGTTGGGAAAGACGGGCTGCTCGTTGCGACCAGTAACAGCGGAAAGGTGTTTCGGCTAGGCGATGGGATTGCTCCGACCGCAACGTACACGAGCGACGTATTCGATGCGCAGGGATTCGCACAGTGGGGGCGAGCGGAGGTGAGGGCGAGTGCGCCGTCGGGGTTCGAGCTGTTTGTACGAAGCGGGAATGTTGAGTCTCCATTGATGGGATGGAGCGACTGGACGCGCGTGGGGCCGGATGGGAGTTTGACGGTGCCTGCGGGTCGGTTCGTGCAGTGGAAGGCGGTGTTTCGCGAGGGCGGTCTCGTCGATACAGTGGCGTTGAATTATTTGCAGAAGAATGTTGCTCCAGTGGTGGATGAGGTTGTGGTGCAACCGGGGGCGCGGGTCGCTACGAATACTCCGCCTGCGACGAATGCGACGGTGCAGATTGGGTTCCCTCCTGCTGCTGGGGCTTCGCCGGTTGCGGTCTTCACACCGGATGCGAGTGCTACGCCATTGACGGCACAGAGGGATAAGACTGCGGTGACCGTGCGATGGATGGCGCATGACGACAATGGGGACGACCTGATCTTTGCGGTGTGGTATCGCGGGGTGGGCGAGGCGAATTGGCGGTTGCTGAAGGACAAGATCTCGGAGAAGTTTTATAGCTTCGATTCGGCGCTGCTGCCCGATGGAAGATATGAAGCGAAGGTGGTGGCGAGTGATGTTCCGGATCATACCGATGCAGAAGCGCTGACGGGCGAGCGAACAAGTGAGGCGTTTGTTGTCGATACAACTCCTCCGATGCCTGGCGCGCTGACGGCGACGTTGGTAACGGGCTCGCCGCCGAGGATTCATGCGACGTTGGAAGCCCGGGATGCTACGTCGCCCATTACGCATGCGGAGTATTCGGTGGACGCAGGGCCGTGGCAGTATCTTGAGCCGGTGGGCAAGGTCTCGGATTCGCTTACGGAGCGGTATGACTTTACGGTGGAAGTACCCGCGGCGACGACTCCTGTGGCAGATGCGAAGGAGCATGTGCTGGCGGTGCGGGTGTACGACCGCTACGACAATGTCGTGGCCGTGAAGGCGGTCGTGCGTTGA
- a CDS encoding trimeric intracellular cation channel family protein, with product MKALRDWFPKYRQDVVLLAVDLVGTFVFAVEGALAGIRGDLDLLGLLVVSFVTALGGGTVRDLLIGAVPPNSIRDWRYGATAFAGGGAVFCFYQVFEHVPLQVLTTLDAAGLALFAVAGAGKALEFGINPMIAVLMGVLTGVGGGTIRDVLLTTVPGILNTDIYASAALLGAAVMVIGLALKVPRTIAMTAGGVCCFTLRMVAVALHWNLPKVLTH from the coding sequence TTGAAGGCGCTGCGCGATTGGTTTCCGAAGTACAGGCAAGATGTGGTGCTGTTGGCGGTCGACCTGGTGGGGACGTTTGTCTTTGCCGTCGAAGGTGCGCTGGCAGGTATTCGTGGGGATCTGGATCTGCTGGGGTTGCTGGTGGTGTCGTTCGTGACCGCGCTGGGTGGAGGGACCGTGCGCGATCTGCTGATTGGTGCAGTGCCTCCGAACAGCATTCGGGATTGGCGGTACGGTGCGACGGCGTTTGCCGGTGGTGGCGCAGTGTTCTGTTTCTATCAAGTCTTCGAGCACGTGCCGCTGCAGGTGTTGACTACGCTCGATGCGGCTGGGCTGGCGTTGTTTGCGGTGGCTGGTGCGGGTAAGGCGCTGGAGTTTGGAATCAATCCCATGATCGCTGTGCTGATGGGCGTGTTGACAGGAGTTGGTGGAGGGACGATTCGGGATGTGCTGTTGACGACCGTGCCAGGGATCTTGAACACGGATATCTATGCTTCGGCGGCTCTTCTGGGCGCAGCAGTGATGGTGATCGGACTTGCGTTGAAGGTGCCGCGAACGATTGCGATGACGGCTGGTGGGGTGTGCTGCTTTACTCTGCGGATGGTCGCGGTGGCGTTGCATTGGAATCTGCCGAAGGTGCTGACGCACTGA
- a CDS encoding ABC transporter ATP-binding protein, with translation MIDPIDGDVEFENEGTLEPLPIVKERSVVMRAVGLTKTYAAVSAGRGAGRPALELFRGLDLKVHAGEMVAIVGESGAGKSSLLHLLAALDTPTAGDVWCGETRLSGFTPRQAAEFRNRDVGYVWQFHYLLPEFSALENVAMPLLARGMARSEALEKARYWLGEVGLADRADNRSGELSGGEQQRVSLARALVTEPRLLLADEPTGDLDGKTAEAVFTLIQRLHETHGLTSVLVTHNLEYAERCDRVLRLREGLLVDARTVGGVSTAG, from the coding sequence TTGATCGATCCGATCGATGGCGATGTGGAGTTCGAGAATGAAGGCACGCTGGAGCCGCTGCCAATCGTAAAGGAGCGGTCCGTCGTAATGCGGGCGGTGGGTCTGACGAAGACGTATGCGGCGGTGTCTGCGGGGCGTGGCGCAGGGCGGCCCGCGCTTGAGTTGTTTCGCGGATTGGATTTGAAGGTGCATGCGGGCGAGATGGTCGCGATTGTGGGCGAGAGCGGTGCCGGGAAGAGTTCCCTGCTGCATCTACTGGCCGCTCTCGATACGCCGACGGCTGGCGATGTCTGGTGCGGCGAGACCAGGCTGAGTGGATTTACGCCGAGACAGGCAGCGGAGTTTCGCAATCGCGACGTTGGATACGTGTGGCAGTTTCACTATCTGCTGCCGGAGTTTTCTGCGCTGGAGAATGTTGCGATGCCGCTGCTGGCTCGTGGTATGGCGCGCAGCGAGGCCTTGGAGAAGGCACGATACTGGCTGGGCGAGGTAGGGCTGGCGGATAGGGCAGACAATCGCTCGGGAGAGTTGAGTGGTGGAGAGCAGCAGAGGGTGAGCCTGGCGCGGGCTTTGGTGACGGAGCCGAGGCTGCTGCTGGCGGATGAACCGACGGGCGATCTGGATGGCAAGACAGCCGAGGCGGTATTCACGTTGATTCAACGATTGCATGAGACACATGGGCTGACGAGCGTGTTGGTGACACATAATCTGGAGTATGCGGAGAGGTGCGATCGCGTGTTGAGGCTGCGTGAGGGGCTGCTGGTCGATGCGCGAACGGTGGGTGGAGTTTCGACCGCCGGTTGA